Proteins from a single region of Hydra vulgaris chromosome 12, alternate assembly HydraT2T_AEP:
- the LOC100214426 gene encoding NTF2-related export protein 2: protein MATALVSDFKFLSDKACESAEEFSTLYYNTYDKQRHLLQKLYTDMSSVIWNGNGYHGLTSINNLFINLPITSHELSTLDCQPISSVACPDRTSILLVCEGAVKYGNEKQRKYFTQKFILMDVNGNWKIANDCFRFID, encoded by the coding sequence ATGGCTACTGCATTGGTTTCTGACTTTAAGTTTTTATCTGATAAAGCTTGTGAATCAGCAGAAGAGTTTAGTACTTTGTATTACAACACTTATGACAAACAACGGCACCTACTACAGAAGCTCTATACAGACATGTCTTCCGTTATATGGAATGGAAACGGGTATCACGGTCTTACAAGCATCAACAATTTATTCATCAATCTACCAATTACATCTCATGAGCTGTCAACACTTGATTGTCAACCTATATCTTCTGTTGCTTGTCCTGATAGAACGTCTATCTTATTAGTATGTGAAGGCGCAGTTAAGTATGGAAATGAAAAACAGAGAAAGTACTTTacgcaaaaatttattttgatggaTGTTAATGGAAATTGGAAAATTGCAAATGATTGTTTTCGGTTTATTGATTGA